The Besnoitia besnoiti strain Bb-Ger1 chromosome Unknown contig00014, whole genome shotgun sequence genome contains a region encoding:
- a CDS encoding putative histone lysine methyltransferase, SET (encoded by transcript BESB_024870), translating to MFDTLLRSVVQATPADDSGTSLAEIDKAADRALRQRLQLSRQGAPRSPDAAAGRGARGDAPASQDAAGEEAPSSPVAAKAATRRFEIAAEGAENAEGDARLRGRRQGIVEASPHDSSHEGSPGGQSAVGRGMLRRDLGRSIDDHEEERRRQEEELEVLRTTVPQLIGKHQYSDAEALLHFYLDSFPRFADLYVLAAEVYVQQKKYDQAIEMYWGALFCSPDDRTVVRSLRAVEELRLAQVTRIPHVYKAALFDSGGLAYFNCAGAGRGAEANYFSRLLTPFLRGMRESGAAGRGAQGTGGGGGRNDSSSMNLPFIVVRQEKKAMCIAEVAFEPGQLVCRQLPFVSTPVTLEGSGSHIFTTCFHCLRERRVPDRGFSCPISPHTCPFVFCSWECLMRNIRVHSLECQLLPMIMAAAREAGLGVTAVFHVCRALLRAGLERQVVPPQQDTLFQVVGELQSYSDSVKFGQPELYRKLSTLARRIQKEFPPSFYCYLQQKELIDVMLILSQYSPFVHSTSPSSAVQRRDPDASIGLVFSQVLANFHHSCVPTCTYSLDEDGYVSVRALCHIPVGGRLCISMVEDLFTPAVARKGVDALPRVFGCGCVRCSDPSEGGRMLRGVRCVVCLRGYCSPFKSRALQKRLQAYGVGGAEVARRIGVLEDAAGSGDGGGGAGDGAEGSASRNGSLSRKQSGARRGRRVEEIWQCGRCGNSSDYLAVHCAALEAEVAQLAKKAERRLVRGEKLPAQKLYVDIIRQFSSRLHPNHFLLYNAEVIAAGLLSRNPRQDVPQALVYIRRAVIAAEAVLPICHREKIHLYNKLAQITFAASMVDKLTRRGAGPPSGLVLEPMYASLWNAAVCCGPRSTVALTAIQQLRTYAAALEVATPPAMISVKVSTFSVFLSYYRKVLGRQTDSEEAIRRAVETDPFQLAATIARLGLDCPMSMEILAAFNHVHHLASGLSIMAIAASQSRLGLVRKLLDVGFDFLRGNEMGVTPLLAMAAMPLPAGAVPALGSAAAVEMENRAVAVEEEAKGGVDLSQRRLQLRSAAADRADRDQAEIVRLFLRECARRDEKDRYKKWKDMLMKACTHQILGMNGPLHFAAARGKRELCRQLIRSGWSVKSMNGEGATPLHLACYSGDVQTVEELLAPRVACPNVTGYRGGAEKASAGESEADLNAKTERGETPLMLAAYALQRDMVRLLLERGADANVVGQRDQMTVLHALAIGVCRNFEVQYEPLDLRQTLEANVVMGFNPGTLAANIYNKSPAYLQVTDCIDDRIPVVSRLSPDLLIFPQEMLKRLKAANSIGGLLIRYCDQEAYARQTKKGFSASELLAHLWERFFQLRNVVVTQSELRLAALSYRERQDIEAGWKAAGQLVFRLVELLRSGGVRVEAIRSAGEITPRRQDLVERRRKQLERDAPWVLMDEILKKKKKAELAAPVLKGASPAPDAKAAAGAPKEDPKKALGPPGLKAPAAAEGAEKKEEGAKASLPAKGPPPPGGAKGPPPPGGAKGPPPPGGAKGPPPPGGAKGPPPPGGAKGPPPPGGAKAKGPPLPGKKGPPKLPPKK from the exons ATGTTTGACACgcttctccgcagcgtcgTCCAGGCCACGCCGGCTGACGACAGCGGCACGTCTCTCGCGGAGATCGACAAGGCGGCAgatcgcgcgctgcggcagcgttTGCAGCTGAGTCGgcaaggcgcgccgcggtcgcccgacgctgccgcgggccggggcgcgcggggggacgcgcccgcctcccaGGATGCGGCGGGGGAAGAGGCCCCGTCGTCCCcggtggcggcgaaggccgccacgcggcgcttcgagattgccgccgagggcgcggagaacgcagagggcgacgcgcggctccgcggccggcggcaggGGATCGTGGAGGCCTCACCCCACGACTCCTCGCATGAGGGTTCGCCTGGGGGGCAGTCGGCGGTCGGCCGGGGCATGCTTCGGCGCGACCTGGGCCGGTCGATAGACGAtcacgaggaggagcgcaggAGACAGGAAGAAGAGCTTGAAGTGCTGCGAACGACGGTGCCGCAGCTCATCGGGAAGCATCAGtacagcgacgccgaggcgctgctgcacttTTACCTTGACAGCTTCCCGCGCTTCGCGGACTTGTATgtcctcgcggcggaggtgtATGTCCAGCAGAAGAAATACGACCAAGCGATAGAAATGTATTGGGGCGCGCTGTTTTGCTCGCCCGACGACCGCACAGTGGTCAGGTCGCTGCGGGCcgtggaggagctgcgcctcgcgcaggtgACACGCATTCCGCACGTCTACAAGGCTGCGCTCTTCGACTCAGGGGGCTTGGCGTACTTCAactgcgcgggcgccggccgcggcgcagaagcgaacTACTTTTCGCGGCTTCTCACGCCATTCCTGCGCGGCATGCGGGAGagtggcgccgcaggccgcggcgcgcagggcacgggcggcggcggggggcgcaACGACAGCAGCTCGATGAACTTGCCGTTCATCGTCGTGCgccaggagaagaaggccatGTGCATCGCGGAAGTGGCCTTCGAGCCGGGGCAGTTGGTCTGCCGGCAGCTGCCGTTCGTCAGCACCCCGGTGACGCTGGAGGGAAGCGGGAGTCACATCTTCACAACGTGTTTCCATTgtctgcgcgagcggcgggtCCCCGACCGCGGCTTCTCTTGCCCGATCTCGCCGCACACCTGTCCCTTTGTCTTTTGCTCCTGGGAGTGTCTGATGCGGAACATCCGCGTGCACTCGCTCGAGTGTCAGCTCCTGCCCATGATCATGGCGGCCGCGCGTGAGGCTGGGCTCGGCGTGACAGCGGTCTTCCACGTGtgtcgcgcgctgcttcgcgcgggGCTCGAGCGCCAAGTCGTCCCTCCGCAGCAGGACACGCTCTTCCAGGTCGTGGGCGAGCTGCAGTCGTACAGCGACAGCGTCAAGTTTGGTCAGCCAGAGTTGTACCGGAAGCTGTcgacgctggcgcggcgcatcCAGAAGGAGTTCCCGCCCTCCTTCTACTGCTAcctgcagcagaaggagctGATCGACGTGATGCTCATCCTCAGCCAGTACTCTCCCTTCGTGCACAGcacgtcgccctcctccgcggtccagcgccgcgaccccgaCGCCAGCAtcggcctcgtcttctcaCAAGTCCTCGCCAACTTCCATCACAGCTGCGTGCCTACGTGCACTTACAGCCTCGACGAGGACGGATACGTCTCCGTCCGCGCGCTCTGCCATATCccggtcggcggccgcctctgcatctcCATGGTTGAGGACCTATTCACGCCAGCCGTCGCGCGCAAGGGCGTCGACGCGCTCCCGCGCGTCTttggctgcggctgcgtgcgctgCTCTGACCCCTCTGAGGGCGGCCGcatgctgcgcggcgtccgctgcgtcgtctgcctgcgcggctACTGCTCGCCCTTTAAGTCCCGCGCGCTCcagaagcgcctgcaggcctACGGAGTCGGCGGAGCCGAAGTCGCCCGCAGGATCGGCGTCCTtgaagacgccgccggctccggcgacggcggaggcggggcgggggaTGGGGCGGAgggctctgcgtcgcgcaaCGGCAGTCTGTCGCGGAAGCAGAGCGGggctcggcgcgggcgccgcgtggagGAAATTTGGCAGTGCGGTCGGTGTGGGAATTCCTCGGACTACCTCGCAGTCCACTGCGCGGCCCTCGAGGCCGAAGTTGCGCAGCTGGCAAAGAAGGCCGAGCGGCGACTGGTGCGGGGCGAGAAGCTGCCTGCGCAGAAGCTCTACGTGGACATTATTCGCCAGTTCAGCTCGCGCCTCCACCCGAACCACTTCCTTCTCTACAACGCGGAGGTGATCGCGGCGGGGCTCCTCTCGCGGAATCCGCGGCAGGACGTGCCCCAGGCGCTGGTCTACATCCGGCGCGCGGTGATTGCGGCCGAGGCCGTTCTGCCGATCTGCCACCGCGAAAAGATTCACCTCTATAACAAGCTCGCGCAGATCaccttcgcggcctcgatgGTCGACAAgctgacgcggcgcggagccggGCCCCCCAGCGGCCTCGTCCTGGAGCCCATGTACGCGTCTCTCTGGAACGCGGCGGTGTGCTGCGGCCCGCGAAGCACCGTCGCCCTCACCGCCATCCAGCAGCTGCGTACGTatgccgcggcgctcgaagTCGCCACGCCGCCCGCCATGATCTCCGTCAAGGTCTCCACCTTTAGCGTCTTCCTCAGCTACTACAGGAAGGTCCTCGGGCGCCAGACAGACAGTGAAGAG GCgatccgccgcgccgtggaGACCGACCCGTTCCAATTGGCGGCAACcatcgcgcgcctcggcctcgacTGCCCTATGTCGATGGAAATCCTCGCGGCCTTCAATCATGTCCATCACCTCGCCTCCGGCCTCTCCATCATGGCCATTGCCGCCTCGCAGTCCCGTCTGGGCCTCGTGCGCAA ACTCCTCGACGTCGGCTTCGACTTTCTGCGGGGGAACGAGATGGGGGTGACGCCACTGCTGGCGATGGCGGCGATGCCTCTGCCAGCAGGCGCGGTCCCAGCGCTgggctctgcggccgcggtcgaGATGGAGAACCGCGCGGTAGCTgtggaagaggaggcgaagggaggTGTTGACCtttcgcagcggcgcctgcagctgcgctctgcggcggcggatcgCGCTGACCGCGACCAGGCTGAGATTGTGCGGCTCTTTCTGCGCGagtgtgcgcggcgcgacgagaaggACAGGTACAAGAAGTGGAAAGACATGCTCATGAAGGCCTGCACGCACCAGATCCTCGGCATGAACGGCCCGCTACActttgccgccgcgcgggggaAGCGCGAGCTCTGCCGGCAGCTGATTCGCAGCGGATGGAGCGTCAAGAGCATgaacggagaaggcgcgacgccTTTGCATCTCGCTTGCTACAGTGGAGACGTTCAGACTGtcgaggagctcctcgcgcctcgcgtggcGTGTCCCAACGTCACCGGTTACCGGGGgggcgccgagaaggcgagtGCGGGCGAATCCGAGGCGGATCTGAATGCGAAGACCGAGCGCGGAGAAACGCCGCTGATGCTTGCCGCGtacgcgctgcagagagataTGGTACGACTGCTTctggagcgaggcgcggacgccaaCGTCGTGGGACAGAGAGACCAAATGACCGTCCTGCACGCGCTGGCCATCGGCGTGTGCAGAAACTTCGAAGTCCAGTACGAGCCGCTGGAcctgcggcagacgctgGAGGCGAACGTCGTCATGGGGTTCAACCCGGGCACGCTCGCGGCGAATATCTACAACAAGAGCCCCGCGTACCTGCAGGTCACAGACTGCATTGATGACAGGATTCCAGTGGtgtcgcggctgtcgccggATCTCTTGATCTTCCCTCAGGAGATGTTGAAGAGGCTCAAAGCCGCCAACAGCATCGGCGGGCTCCTGATTCGGTACTGCGACCAGGAGGCGTATGCGCGCCAGACCAAGAAGGGATTCTCCGCGTCGGAGCTCCTCGCCCACCTCTGGGAGCGTTTTTTCCAATTGCGCAACGTCGTCGTCACGCAGTCCGAgctgcggctggcggcgctgagcTATAGAGAGCGTCAAGACATCGAAGCGGGGTGGAAAGCCGCCGGGCAGCTTGTGTTTAGGTTAGTTGAGCTCCTCCGCTcgggcggcgtgcgcgtggaggcgattCGCAGTGCCGGAGAAATCACTCCGCGACGCCAGGACCTcgtggagcgccgccgcaaacagctcgagcgagacgcgccttGGGTGCTGATGGATGAAATTCtcaaaaagaagaaaaaagccGAGCTGGCCGCCCCTGTCCTCAAGGGGGCGTCGCCTGCCccagacgcgaaggccgccgccggcgcgcctaAGGAAGATCCGAAAAAGGCACTAGGGCCGCCAGGCCTCAAggcccctgcggccgcggagggggcagaaaagaaggaagaaggcgcgaaaGCGTCTCTACCCGCAAaggggccgccgcctccaggggGAGCGAaaggcccgccgcctccaggggGAGCGAaaggcccgccgcctccaggggGAGCGAaaggcccgccgcctccaggggGAGCGAaaggcccgccgcctccaggggGAGCGAaaggcccgccgcctccaggggGAGCGAAAGCAAAAGGCCCGCCGTTGCCGGGGAAGAAAGGCCCTCCCAAGCTTCCCCCCAAGAAATAA